Proteins encoded in a region of the Orcinus orca chromosome X, mOrcOrc1.1, whole genome shotgun sequence genome:
- the ZCCHC13 gene encoding LOW QUALITY PROTEIN: zinc finger CCHC domain-containing protein 13 (The sequence of the model RefSeq protein was modified relative to this genomic sequence to represent the inferred CDS: inserted 1 base in 1 codon; deleted 1 base in 1 codon; substituted 1 base at 1 genomic stop codon) codes for MNSKECFKCGHSGPKGGGARGHGARGGGRGAQXSSATLPVICYRCSEPGHHAKNCNLLDDTCSNCGTSGHITKDCVKPKRERQQCCYTCGTPGHLARDCDHQEGQKCYSCGEYGHIQKHCARVKCYRCGKTSHMASTVINCSKRSEVNCYRXGEPGHLIRECPIEATA; via the exons ATGAACAGTAAGGAATGCTTCAAGTGTGGACACTCTGGCCCTAAAGGAGGAGGAGCTCGAGGGCACGGAGCTAGAGGTGGTGGCCGAGGTGCTCAGTGAAGTTCTGCCACCCTACCTGTCATCTGTTACCGCTGCAGTGAGCCTGGTCATCATGCTAAGAACTGTAACCTTCTCGATGACACCTGCTCCAACTGTGGGACAAGTGGCCACATCACCAAAGACTGTGTTAAGCCTAAGCGAGAAAGACAGCAGTGCTGTTACACCTGTGGCACACCAGGGCATCTGGCCCGTGATTGTGACCATCAGGAGGGGCAGAAGTGCTACTCTTGTGGCGAATATGGCCACATTCAGAAACACTGTGCCCGAGTCAAGTGCTACCGTTGTGGCAAGACCAGCCACATGGCC TCAACTGTCATCAACTGCAGCAAAAGAAGCGAGGTCAACTGCTACC TGGGCGAACCTGGACATCTAATCCGGGAATGCCCCATTGAGGCTACCGCTTAA